A single genomic interval of Marmota flaviventris isolate mMarFla1 chromosome 14, mMarFla1.hap1, whole genome shotgun sequence harbors:
- the Six2 gene encoding homeobox protein SIX2, translating to MSMLPTFGFTQEQVACVCEVLQQGGNIERLGRFLWSLPACEHLHKNESVLKAKAVVAFHRGNFRELYKILESHQFSPHNHAKLQQLWLKAHYIEAEKLRGRPLGAVGKYRVRRKFPLPRSIWDGEETSYCFKEKSRSVLREWYAHNPYPSPREKRELAEATGLTTTQVSNWFKNRRQRDRAAEAKERENSENSNSNSHNPLASSLNGSGKSVLGSSEDEKTPSGTPDHSSSSPALLLSPPPPPGLPSLHSLGHPPGPSAVPVPVPGAGGADPLQHHHGLQDSILNPMSANLVDLGS from the exons ATGTCCATGCTGCCCACCTTTGGCTTCACGCAGGAGCAAGTGGCGTGCGTGTGCGAGGTGCTGCAGCAGGGCGGCAACATTGAGCGGCTGGGCCGCTTCCTGTGGTCGCTGCCCGCCTGCGAGCACCTCCACAAGAATGAAAGCGTGCTCAAGGCCAAGGCCGTGGTGGCCTTCCACCGCGGCAACTTCCGCGAGCTCTACAAGATCCTGGAGAGCCACCAGTTCTCGCCACACAACCACGCCAAGCTACAGCAGCTATGGCTCAAGGCCCACTACATCGAGGCGGAGAAGCTGCGTGGCCGGCCCTTGGGCGCTGTGGGCAAATATCGCGTGCGACGCAAGTTCCCGCTGCCGCGCTCCATCTGGGACGGCGAGGAGACCAGCTACTGCTTCAAGGAAAAGAGTCGCAGCGTGTTGCGAGAGTGGTACGCTCACAACCCCTACCCGTCACCCCGGGAGAAGCGCGAGCTGGCGGAGGCCACAGGCCTCACCACCACGCAGGTCAGCAACTGGTTCAAGAACCGGCGGCAGCGCGACCGGGCCGCCGAGGCCAAGGAAAG GGAGAACAGCGAGAACTCCAATTCCAACAGCCACAACCCACTGGCTTCTTCTCTTAATGGAAGCGGCAAGTCGGTGCTAGGCAGCTCCGAAGACGAGAAGACGCCGTCGGGGACGCCAGACCACTCGTCGTCCAGCCCCGCGCTGCTACTCAGTCCGCCGCCACCACCCGGGCTGCCGTCCCTGCACAGCCTGGGCCACCCTCCCGGACCCAGCGCAGTGCCGGTGCCTGTGCCGGGCGCAGGCGGGGCGGACCCACTGCAGCATCATCACGGCCTCCAGGACTCCATCCTCAACCCCATGTCGGCCAACCTCGTGGACCTGGGCTCCTAG